Within the Candidatus Poribacteria bacterium genome, the region GAGGTGCTGGATCCTCGTTTTGGAAAATATAAAATCGGGAATTCCGTTGTTGAGCGGTTATGGACGGGGTCGCGCTGGGCAGAGGGACCTGTCTGGTTCGGGGATGGCGGTTACCTGCTTTGGAGCGATATTCCGAACAATCGGATTCTGAAATGGGAGGAATCCACGGGTCAGGTAAGCACCTATCGTAAGCCGTCTAACTATAGCAACGGACACACCCGCGATCGGCAGGGAAGACTCGTCAGTTGTGAACACGGGGCACGGCGCGTCACACGAACCGAATACGACGGCACGATTACTGTGCTGATGGACAGCTTTGATGGGAAACCGCTCAACGCACCGAACGACGTGGCGGTCCATCCGGATGGGCATATCTGGTTTACCGATCCGGGATACGGTATCATGCTCAACTACGAAGGGCATATCGCCGAATTTGAACTGCCAACTTGTGTTTATCGTCTCAACCCAGATACTGGAGACGCAACTGTCGTGATAGATGAACTCGAAAAACCGAACGGCATCTGCTTTTCACCCGATTATGATAGACTCTATGTCGTTGATACGGGTGTTACACATAAAGAAGGAACACCGCGGCATCTCTTCGTCTACAATGTGATAGATGGTGAGCGACTCGGCGAGCAAGAAGTTTTCTGCGATATGTCTCCGGGGATTGCTGACGGTATTCGGTGTGATGTTGATGGAAATCTCTGGGCAAGTGCGGGTTGGGTTGGCGACGGCTACGATGGCGTACATATCTTCGCTCCAGATGGAACACGTATCGGACAAATACATCTCCCAGAAATCTGTGCAAATCTCTGTTTCGGTGGTGTGAAACGGAACAGATTGTTTATG harbors:
- a CDS encoding SMP-30/gluconolactonase/LRE family protein: MNTPPERKWDGTVVRYPDPAIEVLDPRFGKYKIGNSVVERLWTGSRWAEGPVWFGDGGYLLWSDIPNNRILKWEESTGQVSTYRKPSNYSNGHTRDRQGRLVSCEHGARRVTRTEYDGTITVLMDSFDGKPLNAPNDVAVHPDGHIWFTDPGYGIMLNYEGHIAEFELPTCVYRLNPDTGDATVVIDELEKPNGICFSPDYDRLYVVDTGVTHKEGTPRHLFVYNVIDGERLGEQEVFCDMSPGIADGIRCDVDGNLWASAGWVGDGYDGVHIFAPDGTRIGQIHLPEICANLCFGGVKRNRLFMMGSQSLYSVYVEAQGVPLF